Proteins found in one Streptococcus criceti HS-6 genomic segment:
- the mreD gene encoding rod shape-determining protein MreD, protein MKLLKNKWFISVLTFFLLLIDGQLSDLLTTLTGRYAFLRVHLLIIFMFLLLRFLDTDFFAYLLGFILGLIYDSYYLNFIGITFFMLPLLVYLIKRSKKYFVTPTRSFLAFFLLLFLFEVGCYGLAFLYHLTTYSLLSFVTYQLAETLLLNVIIFVILDKFVHRNSAK, encoded by the coding sequence ATGAAATTGCTAAAAAATAAATGGTTCATCTCAGTTCTGACTTTTTTTCTCTTGTTAATTGATGGACAGCTTTCAGATTTATTGACGACTTTAACTGGGCGTTATGCCTTTTTGCGTGTTCATCTTCTTATAATTTTTATGTTCTTACTTTTGAGATTTTTAGACACTGACTTTTTCGCTTATCTTTTGGGTTTTATTCTTGGTCTTATTTATGATAGTTATTATCTAAATTTTATTGGAATTACCTTTTTTATGCTCCCTCTTTTAGTCTATTTGATAAAAAGAAGCAAAAAATATTTTGTAACTCCTACAAGAAGTTTCTTGGCCTTCTTTCTACTCTTATTTTTGTTTGAGGTTGGCTGTTATGGCTTGGCTTTTCTCTACCATCTAACTACCTATAGTCTTTTATCATTTGTAACCTATCAGCTAGCAGAGACTCTGCTTCTAAATGTGATTATTTTTGTCATTTTAGACAAATTTGTCCATAGAAATAGCGCTAAATAA
- a CDS encoding CHAP domain-containing protein — translation MKKRILSTVLLSGVALTAATAVKADDYDTAIANQDSVISNLAAQSQAAQAQSAMVQNQSAVLAGQNAELEAQNNELQAQSNTLASEIQDLSAKIVARNASIQAQAQNAQKNNTATGYINTILNSKSISEAISRIVAVHEVVSASQSQLAQQQADQAALETKQAENQAAMDQVAANQATIQANQSALAQQQAVLESAQAAISAEIANAQANKQALVAAKSTAESQAASAAASASAASSESEAVAASQAAAQSEAAAQQSQQQPADNQSASAETSASEAATDAPTTDTSEAPAQDQQQQEATPAPAAEDSSASQEAAPAPAPAPAAPVDDTNTYPAGQCTWGVKSLASWVGNYWGNANQWGASAVAAGHTTGSTPQVGSVVVWPNDGGGYGHVAYVTSVNGSTVTVNEANYAGNQSIGDYRGSFDINSSGEHYFIYQ, via the coding sequence ATGAAAAAACGTATTTTATCAACAGTATTGCTTAGTGGTGTTGCTCTTACAGCAGCTACAGCTGTAAAAGCCGATGATTATGATACAGCGATTGCTAATCAAGATTCTGTAATCAGTAACTTGGCGGCTCAGTCACAGGCTGCACAAGCTCAGTCAGCTATGGTTCAAAATCAGTCAGCTGTTCTTGCAGGACAGAATGCTGAACTTGAGGCACAAAACAATGAACTTCAAGCTCAGTCAAATACTCTTGCAAGTGAAATTCAAGACTTGTCAGCTAAAATTGTTGCTCGTAACGCTTCTATTCAGGCGCAAGCACAAAATGCTCAAAAGAATAACACAGCAACAGGTTATATTAATACGATTTTGAACTCAAAATCAATTTCGGAAGCTATCAGCCGTATTGTTGCTGTTCATGAAGTTGTTTCTGCAAGTCAAAGTCAGTTGGCTCAACAACAAGCCGATCAGGCTGCGCTTGAAACAAAACAAGCCGAAAATCAAGCTGCTATGGACCAAGTTGCTGCTAACCAAGCAACAATCCAAGCTAACCAATCAGCACTTGCTCAACAGCAGGCTGTGCTTGAATCTGCACAAGCTGCTATCTCAGCAGAAATTGCTAATGCACAAGCTAATAAGCAAGCTCTTGTGGCAGCTAAATCAACAGCTGAGTCACAAGCTGCTAGTGCTGCAGCATCTGCATCTGCTGCAAGTTCAGAGTCAGAAGCAGTTGCCGCATCTCAAGCTGCTGCTCAATCAGAAGCCGCTGCTCAGCAAAGTCAACAACAACCTGCTGATAACCAATCTGCTTCAGCTGAAACATCTGCTTCAGAAGCTGCTACTGATGCACCAACAACTGATACTTCAGAAGCGCCAGCTCAAGATCAACAGCAACAAGAAGCTACACCAGCTCCAGCTGCTGAAGATTCAAGTGCAAGTCAAGAAGCTGCTCCAGCACCGGCACCAGCGCCTGCTGCACCGGTTGATGATACTAATACTTATCCAGCAGGTCAATGTACTTGGGGTGTTAAATCATTAGCATCTTGGGTTGGTAACTATTGGGGTAATGCAAACCAATGGGGAGCTAGTGCGGTAGCTGCTGGTCATACAACTGGTTCAACTCCACAAGTTGGTTCAGTTGTTGTTTGGCCAAATGATGGTGGTGGCTATGGACACGTTGCTTACGTGACTTCTGTAAATGGTTCTACTGTTACTGTTAATGAAGCTAACTATGCTGGTAACCAATCAATTGGTGATTATCGTGGAAGCTTTGATATTAACTCTTCAGGTGAACACTACTTTATCTATCAATAA
- a CDS encoding amino acid permease has protein sequence MNIFRKKDPRQAKAEMARSLGVIDLVFLGLGSMVGTGIFTITGIGAANYAGPGLVISIIIAAVAVGISALFFAEFASRLPANGGAYSYVYATLGEFPAWMVGWMIIMEFLIAISSVASGWGAYLKGLLASFNITLPTALNGTFDPSKGTYVDLLPVLVMVAVTALVMMNSKSVLRFNSFLVILKFSALALFIIAGFFFIKPDNWSNFMPFGFGQLYGGKTGIVAGASIMFFAFLGFESLSMAVDEAKEPQKTVPRGITLSLIIVTIVYIVVTLVLTGIVHYTKLGVADAVAFALRHVGLSWAANYVSTVAILTLITVCISMTYALSRTVYSISRDGLLPKSFRHISEKSKIPDNATLLVGIFAIIFAGIVPLAALAEFVNICTLAYLIVLAVALIKLRQDKGTPQKDQFKTPLVPILPIISIIICLSLMSQFMTVTWIAFGISVLIGLLIYFLYGYKNSESGTKISKS, from the coding sequence GTGAATATTTTTCGAAAAAAAGACCCGCGTCAAGCCAAAGCAGAAATGGCTAGAAGTTTAGGGGTTATTGACCTCGTTTTTCTTGGTTTGGGTTCGATGGTGGGAACAGGTATCTTTACTATTACTGGTATTGGTGCTGCTAACTATGCTGGACCAGGTCTGGTTATTTCCATTATTATTGCTGCTGTTGCTGTTGGTATTTCGGCCCTCTTCTTTGCAGAATTTGCATCTCGCTTACCTGCAAACGGCGGCGCCTATAGCTATGTTTATGCAACTTTAGGAGAGTTTCCAGCTTGGATGGTCGGTTGGATGATTATAATGGAATTCCTGATTGCCATTTCCAGTGTTGCTTCAGGCTGGGGAGCTTACTTAAAGGGGCTTTTGGCCAGTTTTAATATTACCTTGCCTACAGCACTTAATGGAACTTTTGATCCAAGTAAAGGGACCTATGTTGATTTGTTACCTGTCTTGGTTATGGTAGCTGTAACAGCTCTGGTTATGATGAATTCTAAATCAGTTTTACGCTTTAATAGCTTCTTGGTTATCTTGAAATTTTCAGCTTTAGCCCTCTTTATTATCGCTGGTTTCTTTTTTATCAAACCAGATAATTGGTCAAACTTCATGCCTTTTGGATTTGGTCAACTTTATGGTGGTAAGACGGGAATTGTTGCTGGAGCATCGATTATGTTTTTCGCCTTTCTTGGTTTTGAATCGTTGTCTATGGCAGTTGACGAGGCTAAGGAACCGCAAAAAACAGTTCCTCGCGGAATTACTCTATCTTTGATTATTGTGACGATTGTCTATATTGTGGTTACCCTTGTTTTAACGGGTATTGTTCATTACACTAAGCTTGGTGTTGCTGATGCTGTTGCTTTTGCCCTGCGTCATGTTGGCTTGTCATGGGCTGCTAACTACGTTTCGACTGTAGCCATTTTAACCTTAATTACCGTTTGTATTTCGATGACCTACGCTCTTTCACGAACAGTTTATAGTATTAGTCGAGATGGACTTTTACCGAAATCCTTCCGCCATATTTCAGAAAAATCGAAGATTCCAGATAATGCGACACTATTAGTTGGAATCTTCGCCATTATCTTTGCTGGTATTGTTCCTCTAGCAGCTTTGGCAGAGTTTGTTAATATCTGTACTTTAGCTTATTTGATTGTCCTTGCAGTAGCCTTGATTAAGCTGCGTCAGGACAAAGGAACCCCCCAGAAGGATCAATTTAAGACACCTTTAGTCCCAATTTTACCGATTATTTCAATCATTATCTGTCTATCTCTCATGAGTCAATTTATGACTGTTACCTGGATCGCCTTTGGTATTTCTGTGCTTATTGGTCTTCTTATCTATTTTCTTTATGGTTATAAAAATTCTGAGAGTGGGACAAAAATTAGTAAATCATGA
- a CDS encoding helix-turn-helix domain-containing protein, giving the protein MPFKSTIGPRIRQTRESRNLSRDSVCRDGSHLTVRQLIRIEKGESLPSLEKLAYIAKQLKVELSDLLAEESLVIPADYFELKHRLVKFPTYGDPERVEQKQAMIEEAYEKYFTVLPEEELLFLDLSEKILNWSQTQKIVDIKGIYEDAFEQIQRKKVYTMNDLMVVGYYLFGIHNKKYYDKKLFNKLKNRLLEQEPSTNELYNIDLLSILISVLGVYVQHGNYQATLPVIKKIYQLIEKTQQPIYRPSVMMVEAKYYLNIEEDKERATQLYDQAINFATLLGDEVLADGLRDEKAEDDLV; this is encoded by the coding sequence ATGCCTTTCAAATCAACAATTGGTCCCAGAATTCGTCAGACTAGAGAAAGCCGAAATCTCTCTCGAGACTCAGTCTGTCGCGATGGTAGTCATCTGACTGTTCGTCAGTTAATTCGTATTGAAAAGGGAGAATCGTTACCATCACTAGAGAAGTTGGCTTACATTGCTAAGCAGTTAAAGGTCGAACTTTCTGATTTATTAGCGGAGGAAAGCCTAGTTATTCCGGCTGATTATTTTGAACTCAAGCATCGTTTAGTAAAATTTCCCACCTATGGCGATCCTGAACGAGTGGAGCAAAAACAGGCCATGATTGAAGAAGCCTATGAGAAGTATTTCACGGTATTGCCCGAGGAGGAACTGCTCTTTTTAGACCTTTCGGAAAAGATTTTAAATTGGAGCCAAACGCAAAAGATAGTAGATATCAAAGGAATTTATGAGGACGCTTTCGAGCAGATTCAAAGGAAAAAAGTCTATACTATGAATGACCTCATGGTTGTTGGCTACTACTTGTTTGGAATTCATAACAAAAAATATTATGATAAAAAACTTTTCAATAAGTTAAAAAATCGTCTACTAGAGCAAGAACCTTCGACAAATGAGCTCTATAATATTGACCTCTTATCAATTCTTATTTCAGTCTTAGGTGTTTATGTACAACATGGGAATTATCAGGCAACTCTGCCGGTGATCAAGAAGATTTACCAGCTGATTGAGAAGACCCAACAGCCTATCTATCGGCCTAGTGTTATGATGGTGGAGGCTAAATACTATCTTAATATTGAGGAGGACAAAGAGAGGGCTACTCAACTTTATGATCAAGCCATTAACTTCGCAACCTTGTTGGGAGATGAGGTTTTAGCAGATGGTCTGCGTGATGAAAAAGCTGAGGATGATCTAGTCTAG
- the purC gene encoding phosphoribosylaminoimidazolesuccinocarboxamide synthase, with protein sequence MKKQLIYTGKAKDIYNTEDENEIVAVYKDQATMLNGARKETIKGKGVLNNQISSLIFEKLNAAGVATHFVKQLSETEQLNKRVKIIPLEVVLRNYTAGSFAKRFGMEEGIKFGSPIVEFYYKNDDLDDPFINDEHIKFLGIATDEQIAFLKEETRRINELLTGWFGQIGLKLIDFKLEFGFDKDGKIILADEFSPDNCRLWDAQGHHMDKDVFRRDLGNLTDVYEVVLEKLQGLD encoded by the coding sequence ATGAAAAAACAACTGATTTACACAGGTAAGGCCAAAGATATTTATAATACGGAAGACGAGAATGAGATTGTAGCGGTTTACAAGGACCAAGCAACCATGCTCAATGGAGCTCGTAAGGAGACCATTAAGGGCAAGGGGGTACTCAACAATCAAATCTCGTCTTTAATCTTTGAGAAATTAAATGCGGCAGGTGTGGCTACCCATTTTGTTAAGCAATTATCAGAGACTGAACAGCTCAACAAGCGAGTTAAAATTATTCCTTTGGAAGTCGTTCTTAGGAATTATACGGCGGGTTCTTTTGCTAAACGTTTTGGTATGGAAGAAGGCATCAAATTTGGAAGTCCAATTGTTGAATTCTACTACAAAAATGATGATTTAGATGATCCCTTTATCAATGATGAACATATTAAGTTTTTGGGGATTGCCACTGATGAGCAAATCGCCTTTCTCAAGGAAGAGACTCGCCGCATCAATGAACTCTTGACAGGCTGGTTCGGCCAAATCGGTTTGAAATTGATTGATTTCAAGTTGGAATTTGGTTTTGACAAGGATGGAAAGATTATTTTGGCAGATGAATTTTCGCCAGATAACTGCCGTCTTTGGGATGCCCAAGGCCATCACATGGATAAAGATGTTTTCCGCAGGGATTTAGGGAATCTGACTGATGTCTATGAAGTTGTTTTGGAAAAGTTGCAAGGTCTAGACTAG
- the recO gene encoding DNA repair protein RecO, with the protein MQTKESRGLVLFNRNYREDDKLVKIFTEMAGKRMFFVKHISRSKLTSVIQPLTVADFLMKINDAGLSYIDDYKEVQIFKTINEDIFRLSYASYIVSLVDAAIDDGLRDAPLFDFLVKTLEMMEQGLDYEILTNIFEIQILERFGVRLNFHECVFCHRIGLPFDFSYQYSGLLCPQHYEKDSHRSHLDPNVLYLLDRFQTISFDDLKTISVKPEMKRKLRKFIDDIYENYVGLHLKSKKFIDDLSSWGDIMK; encoded by the coding sequence ATGCAGACTAAGGAATCACGTGGTCTAGTCCTCTTTAATCGCAACTACCGTGAGGATGATAAGTTGGTTAAAATTTTTACGGAGATGGCTGGTAAGCGAATGTTTTTCGTGAAACATATTAGTCGGTCTAAGTTAACCTCGGTCATCCAGCCTTTGACAGTAGCTGATTTTCTCATGAAAATTAATGATGCTGGCTTATCGTATATTGATGATTACAAGGAAGTTCAGATTTTTAAGACCATTAATGAGGATATTTTTCGTTTGTCTTATGCTAGTTATATCGTGTCTTTGGTAGATGCAGCTATTGATGATGGCCTCCGTGATGCTCCCCTTTTTGATTTTCTAGTTAAGACCTTGGAGATGATGGAGCAGGGGTTAGACTATGAGATTTTGACCAATATTTTTGAAATACAGATTTTAGAGCGTTTTGGTGTTCGCCTAAATTTTCATGAATGTGTCTTTTGTCACCGTATCGGTCTGCCTTTTGATTTTTCTTACCAATATTCGGGGCTTCTTTGCCCTCAGCATTATGAAAAGGATAGCCATCGCAGTCATCTAGATCCCAATGTTCTCTATCTTTTAGATCGTTTTCAAACCATCTCTTTTGATGATTTGAAAACAATTTCGGTTAAACCTGAAATGAAGCGAAAATTGCGGAAGTTTATTGATGATATTTATGAAAATTATGTTGGGCTACATTTAAAATCCAAAAAATTTATTGATGATTTATCTAGCTGGGGCGATATTATGAAATAA
- a CDS encoding ribose-phosphate diphosphokinase, translating to MSFNNLKLFALSSNQELAEKVADSIGIPLGKATIRQFSDGEIQVNIEESIRGHHAFILQSTSSPVNNNLMEILIMVDALKRASAETVSVVMPYYGYARQDRKARSREPITSKLVANMLEVAGVDRLLTVDLHAAQIQGFFDIPVDHLMGAPLIADYFIRHGFVGKDVVVVSPDHGGVTRARKLAQCLKTPIAIIDKRRSVDKMNTSEVMNIIGDVKGKTCILIDDMIDTAGTICHAADALAEAGATEVYASCTHPVLSGPALDNIDKSAIKKLVVLDTIYLPEERLIDKIEQISIADLIGEAIIRVHEKRPLSPLFEFELSK from the coding sequence ATGTCATTTAATAATTTGAAGCTCTTTGCCCTCTCTTCTAATCAAGAGTTGGCTGAAAAGGTGGCGGATTCTATTGGAATTCCTTTGGGAAAGGCAACGATTCGACAGTTTTCAGATGGTGAGATTCAGGTCAATATTGAGGAATCTATTCGTGGACATCATGCTTTTATTCTTCAATCAACGAGTTCGCCAGTTAATAATAACTTGATGGAAATATTAATCATGGTGGATGCTCTTAAACGGGCGAGTGCTGAGACTGTCAGTGTAGTGATGCCTTATTATGGTTATGCTCGGCAAGACCGAAAAGCTCGCTCACGGGAACCAATCACTTCTAAATTGGTGGCTAATATGCTTGAAGTAGCTGGTGTTGATCGCCTTTTGACTGTCGATTTGCATGCTGCTCAAATACAGGGTTTCTTTGACATTCCTGTTGACCACCTGATGGGTGCTCCACTGATTGCTGATTATTTTATTCGCCATGGCTTTGTTGGTAAGGATGTTGTTGTTGTCAGTCCTGACCATGGAGGTGTTACCCGTGCCCGTAAGTTGGCTCAATGCCTCAAAACACCAATTGCTATTATTGACAAACGTCGCAGTGTCGATAAGATGAATACTAGTGAAGTGATGAATATCATTGGGGATGTCAAAGGAAAGACTTGTATCCTCATTGATGACATGATTGATACAGCTGGTACTATTTGCCATGCGGCAGATGCTTTGGCTGAAGCAGGGGCGACTGAGGTTTATGCCTCTTGTACTCACCCAGTCCTTTCGGGGCCTGCTTTGGATAATATTGATAAGTCTGCGATTAAAAAATTAGTTGTTTTGGACACTATTTATCTGCCAGAAGAGCGTTTGATTGATAAGATTGAGCAAATCTCAATTGCTGATTTAATTGGTGAAGCTATTATTCGTGTTCACGAAAAACGTCCACTTTCTCCACTTTTTGAATTTGAACTTTCTAAATAA
- the plsX gene encoding phosphate acyltransferase PlsX, translating into MKTIAVDAMGGDNAPQAIVEGVNQALGEFTDIEIKLYGHEEKIKKYLKASDRVSIVHTEVKIDSDDEPVKSIRQKKNASMVLGAQAVKDSQADAVISAGNTGALLAAGLFVVGRIKGIDRPALLSTIPTIDGGNFVMLDLGANAENTAQHLHQYGILGSFYSEAVQGITKPRVGLLNNGTESTKGDPLRKEVYDLLSKEPAINFIGNIEARELLNGIADVVVTDGFTGNAVLKTIEGTGLSILSALKSAIKNGGKKAKLGAFFLKDSLYSMREIMDYSSAGGAVLIGLQAPVVKCHGSSDATSVYYTIKQVRTMLENKVVDKIVDEFSKEDH; encoded by the coding sequence ATGAAGACAATTGCTGTGGATGCTATGGGCGGAGATAACGCCCCCCAGGCTATTGTAGAGGGGGTAAATCAAGCCCTTGGTGAATTTACGGATATCGAGATTAAACTTTACGGTCATGAAGAAAAAATAAAAAAATATTTAAAGGCCAGTGATCGTGTTTCGATTGTCCATACCGAAGTAAAAATCGATTCGGATGATGAGCCAGTCAAGTCCATTCGACAAAAGAAAAATGCCTCCATGGTCTTGGGAGCTCAAGCTGTTAAGGATAGTCAGGCTGATGCAGTCATTTCTGCTGGTAATACAGGGGCTCTTCTAGCAGCTGGACTATTTGTTGTTGGTCGCATCAAAGGGATTGATCGGCCAGCCTTACTGTCTACTATACCAACTATTGATGGGGGAAACTTTGTTATGTTAGACTTGGGAGCCAATGCTGAAAACACGGCTCAGCACCTCCATCAGTATGGCATCTTGGGCTCCTTCTATTCGGAAGCTGTACAAGGGATAACTAAACCTCGGGTTGGTCTTTTAAATAATGGGACTGAAAGTACCAAGGGAGATCCCTTGCGTAAAGAGGTTTATGACCTTCTGTCCAAGGAGCCTGCAATTAATTTTATCGGAAATATTGAAGCGCGTGAACTTCTTAACGGGATAGCTGATGTTGTTGTAACAGATGGTTTTACTGGTAATGCTGTGTTGAAAACCATTGAAGGAACTGGTCTCTCTATTCTTTCTGCTTTGAAATCCGCTATCAAAAATGGCGGGAAAAAGGCAAAATTAGGAGCTTTCTTCCTTAAAGATAGCCTCTATAGCATGCGGGAGATTATGGATTATTCTTCAGCTGGAGGGGCTGTTCTGATTGGACTGCAGGCTCCTGTTGTGAAATGCCATGGTTCTAGTGATGCTACATCTGTTTATTATACTATCAAGCAGGTCCGCACTATGTTGGAAAACAAGGTTGTAGATAAGATTGTAGATGAATTCTCTAAGGAGGACCATTGA
- the mreC gene encoding rod shape-determining protein MreC, with protein MKKIRFSRVVTLSVTSLLIALVLLFFIFRNTVIIKNITIPISGVTSKVDKVISYPFQLISTAKDDLIDLFNTYDENESLKRNLAEMKDQSSDLSTLKEENKSLSKALEVEKNFSSYKTITSKVTVRSTLSWYESLTISVGKSDGVSDNMLAVSDGGLVGRVSNLTSSDSSLQLVSNSEGTYEIPVKMTGSAGDVYGILTGYNAKKNVLIIEELNADKELKKDDNVITSGLDGKSIAGISVGKISSISDAKELSKRKVYVTPTADLDNISYVTLIGN; from the coding sequence ATGAAAAAAATTAGATTTTCCCGTGTCGTTACCCTATCTGTGACAAGTCTATTAATCGCTTTGGTGCTTCTTTTTTTTATTTTTAGAAATACGGTAATTATAAAAAATATTACTATCCCTATCAGTGGTGTAACTTCAAAAGTTGATAAAGTTATTTCTTATCCGTTTCAATTAATTTCTACGGCAAAAGATGACCTAATTGATTTATTTAATACCTATGATGAGAACGAGTCTTTGAAGAGAAATCTTGCTGAGATGAAGGATCAGTCATCTGATTTAAGTACTTTAAAAGAGGAAAACAAGAGTTTGTCAAAAGCTTTGGAAGTTGAAAAGAACTTTTCTAGCTACAAAACGATTACCAGTAAAGTTACTGTTCGCTCCACCTTATCTTGGTATGAAAGCTTAACAATCAGTGTTGGAAAATCAGATGGGGTGTCAGACAATATGTTGGCTGTTTCTGATGGTGGCTTGGTTGGCAGAGTTTCTAACTTAACTAGCTCTGATTCAAGTCTTCAATTGGTTTCTAATTCGGAAGGGACTTATGAGATTCCAGTTAAGATGACGGGCTCAGCAGGTGATGTCTACGGTATTTTAACAGGTTATAATGCTAAGAAGAATGTTTTAATCATTGAAGAATTGAATGCAGATAAGGAACTTAAGAAGGATGACAATGTTATAACGAGTGGTTTAGATGGTAAAAGTATTGCTGGTATCAGTGTTGGAAAAATATCATCTATTAGCGATGCTAAAGAGCTAAGTAAGCGGAAGGTTTATGTTACTCCAACAGCTGATTTGGATAATATCAGTTATGTTACCCTGATTGGAAATTAA
- a CDS encoding pyridoxal phosphate-dependent aminotransferase: MDLTKRFNKNLEKIEVSLIRQFDQSISSVPGILKMTLGEPDFTTPDHVKEAAKAAIDANQSHYTGMAGLLELRQAASNFVKEKYNLVYNPDSEILVTIGATEALSATLTAILEPGDTVLLPAPAYPGYEPIVNLVGAEIVEIDTTDNDFVLTPEQLEKAILEQGDKLKAVLLNYPTNPTGVTYSREQIKAFADVLKKYDVFVVSDEVYSELTYTDAGHVSIGEYLPDQAIVINGLSKSHAMTGWRIGFIFAPEIFTQQLIKSHQYLVTAATTNAQFAAIEALTVGKDDALPMKEEYIKRRDYIIKKMVEMNFKIIKPTGAFYIFAKIPVPEGQDSFQFLKDFAHQKAVAMIPGVAFGKYGEGYLRISYAASMATIQEAMRRLKEFMEQYAD; the protein is encoded by the coding sequence ATGGATTTAACAAAGCGTTTCAATAAAAATTTAGAAAAAATTGAAGTTTCTTTAATTCGACAGTTTGATCAGTCGATTTCTTCGGTGCCTGGAATTTTAAAAATGACTCTAGGAGAACCTGATTTTACAACGCCTGATCATGTTAAAGAGGCTGCTAAGGCAGCGATTGATGCTAATCAGAGCCACTATACAGGTATGGCTGGACTCTTGGAATTACGTCAAGCAGCGTCGAACTTTGTTAAGGAAAAGTACAATCTGGTTTATAATCCTGATTCAGAAATTCTTGTGACAATTGGAGCAACAGAAGCCCTATCTGCTACTTTGACTGCTATTTTGGAGCCTGGTGATACTGTTTTATTGCCTGCTCCTGCTTATCCGGGTTATGAACCAATTGTTAACCTTGTTGGTGCTGAAATTGTTGAAATTGACACAACTGATAATGATTTTGTTTTGACACCTGAGCAATTAGAGAAGGCTATTCTTGAGCAGGGAGATAAGCTTAAGGCCGTACTTTTAAATTATCCAACAAATCCGACAGGAGTGACCTATTCACGTGAGCAAATTAAGGCTTTTGCGGATGTCTTGAAAAAGTATGATGTGTTTGTAGTGAGTGATGAGGTATATTCGGAGCTAACTTATACTGATGCGGGACACGTTTCTATTGGGGAATATCTACCAGATCAAGCTATCGTTATCAATGGCTTGTCTAAATCTCATGCGATGACAGGATGGCGGATTGGTTTTATCTTTGCACCTGAGATATTCACTCAGCAGTTGATTAAAAGCCATCAATATCTAGTTACGGCTGCAACGACCAATGCTCAGTTTGCTGCTATTGAGGCTCTGACAGTCGGTAAGGATGATGCTCTGCCAATGAAGGAAGAATATATCAAACGTCGGGATTATATTATCAAAAAAATGGTTGAGATGAATTTTAAAATCATTAAACCAACGGGGGCCTTCTATATATTTGCTAAAATTCCAGTACCGGAGGGACAGGATTCTTTTCAATTCTTGAAAGATTTCGCCCATCAAAAAGCAGTTGCCATGATCCCAGGGGTGGCTTTTGGAAAGTATGGTGAAGGTTACTTGCGAATTTCCTACGCAGCTAGCATGGCAACTATCCAAGAGGCTATGAGACGGTTAAAGGAATTTATGGAACAGTATGCAGACTAA
- a CDS encoding acyl carrier protein: protein MTRNEIFDKISQMIKEQMHHEDMEVTEDTSLKDELGVDSIDLMEFVVNLEDEFSVEIPDDDIEDIVKLGDMLDYLEGRIGK from the coding sequence ATGACCAGAAATGAAATTTTTGACAAGATTAGTCAAATGATTAAGGAACAAATGCATCATGAGGACATGGAGGTAACAGAAGATACATCTTTAAAGGATGAACTTGGCGTTGATTCTATTGATCTAATGGAATTTGTCGTCAATCTTGAAGATGAATTTTCTGTCGAAATTCCAGATGATGACATTGAAGATATAGTAAAGTTGGGAGATATGTTAGATTACTTAGAAGGTCGAATTGGAAAATAA